DNA sequence from the Phycisphaerae bacterium genome:
GCCCGCTATTAGCTTTTCACCAAAGACAATTAGAGAATAAACGGCAGGTGTGGCTGCCGGAAATGCCACTCCGCTGCCCAGCGGCTGCCAGATCGAACCGTTCCAACGAGCGATGCAGCTTGCCGATGTGTTGCCTGCTGTCGCAAAGCGTCCAGATACAATCAATTCACTGTCGTACGTGGTCATCGCATAAACAAAAGGGGGATTCGAATTGACCCATCCCGTAATTCCATCCCCAAGAGGATTCCAATTAACACCGTCCCATCGTGCAACCTGGTTTGCACTAATCCCGCCTGCACTCGTGAAGGTCCCACTCGCTATCAGGTCGCCTTCGAAAACCGAGAGGCAGTAAACATCAGTCGTGGGATATCCCCCAGTCACTCCGGTTCCAAACGGCTCCCAATTTGTTCCGTCCCAGGCAACGATTCCGTTTACCTGTCGGCCGTTCGCGATCGTAAAACTGCCTCCCAAAACAAGAAGTTCTGCCAGTGGACCGGGACCGTCGCGATCCCACGTTGCTGACGCGCGAACGGGACCATTGATATCCTCGATTGCAGGGTCCAATGGCCATTGGAACGGACATTGGGCATTAGTCGGATTCGAAGTTGAAGCTGCGATCAAGAAGGCGCAAAGAGGGCTAAGGACGTAACCAGGCATCAAACGAAAATCAGGTCGTAATAACAAGGCGGGCCCTCCTTATGGTGCGTATCGTACCGCATTCCGAGGTTTTTCTGCAACCCAACCAGTGGGGGCATCGAGGGAGGATTCTCACAAGAGTGGGTCGCGGCGGGTTCCGTCGGGCCTGCGATCGGCGATAATACTCCGCATGAAAGAGGAAGCCTCCTACACTTGCGGCGCGTGCGGGGAGCGGATTGTGATCCCTGTCGATCCTTCGGCGGGGGCGCGGCAGGAGTATGTGGAGGATTGTCCGGTGTGCTGCCGGGCGAATGTCATTCATGTGGAGATCGATGCGGAGGGGGAGGCGCGGGCTTGGGGGGAGGCGGAGTAGGAAGAATAGGGAACAGGGAACTGGGAACAGGGAACAGGGGAAGAACAGAGCAGGTGAGGAGCT
Encoded proteins:
- a CDS encoding CPXCG motif-containing cysteine-rich protein yields the protein MKEEASYTCGACGERIVIPVDPSAGARQEYVEDCPVCCRANVIHVEIDAEGEARAWGEAE